One stretch of Rosistilla oblonga DNA includes these proteins:
- a CDS encoding DUF3500 domain-containing protein, whose amino-acid sequence MHRTITRFVLPVGLLGLVILAAIAQPPGFDRGLSEAFRGIFPGAKPEPGLFPIESTGVSTKPVMEAADAFLGTLSEPQRARTTFPVDDIEWRKWANQHSYKRQGVSFEEMNEAQRKAAFDMLQAGLSAKGLKKTQDIMKLNETLAELSGKFDEYGQWLYYITIMGEPSQTEPWGWQLDGHHLVINYFVLGDQVVMSPVFMGSEPIRADSGKFKGTVVMQDEQDKGYTFMQSLDPQQRTEAVLSSQKGGTNNLAEAFHDNIDLDYAGIPGKKLNEEQRQLLLELIAEYVGNMADGHAKVKMSEVEKHLDRTCFAWIGETDPEGVFYYRVHSPVILIEFDHQRRIAPQRGRIPVREHIHTVVRTPNGNDYGKDLLRQHYEKHDHSYPHEPAKPTK is encoded by the coding sequence ATGCATCGAACGATCACTCGTTTTGTTCTCCCCGTCGGTCTGTTGGGCTTGGTGATCCTTGCCGCCATCGCTCAACCACCTGGATTCGACCGGGGGCTCTCCGAAGCGTTTCGTGGGATCTTTCCGGGGGCGAAGCCGGAACCGGGATTATTCCCGATCGAATCGACAGGCGTTTCAACGAAGCCGGTAATGGAAGCCGCCGATGCGTTTCTGGGGACGTTGAGCGAACCGCAACGCGCGCGGACGACTTTCCCGGTCGACGATATCGAGTGGCGGAAATGGGCGAACCAACATTCGTATAAGCGGCAGGGCGTCAGCTTTGAAGAGATGAACGAAGCGCAGCGCAAAGCCGCCTTCGACATGCTGCAAGCCGGCTTGAGTGCCAAGGGGCTGAAGAAGACCCAGGACATCATGAAGTTGAACGAGACGCTCGCCGAGCTCTCGGGCAAGTTCGACGAATACGGGCAATGGTTGTACTACATCACGATCATGGGCGAACCGTCGCAGACCGAGCCTTGGGGCTGGCAGCTGGATGGCCATCACTTGGTGATCAACTATTTTGTGTTGGGAGATCAGGTTGTGATGTCGCCGGTCTTCATGGGCAGCGAACCGATCCGCGCCGATTCGGGCAAGTTCAAGGGAACGGTTGTCATGCAGGACGAACAGGATAAGGGCTATACGTTCATGCAATCCTTGGATCCGCAGCAGCGAACCGAAGCGGTGCTGTCGAGTCAAAAAGGAGGAACTAACAATCTTGCCGAAGCGTTCCACGACAACATCGATCTCGACTACGCGGGCATCCCAGGGAAGAAGTTGAACGAAGAACAACGGCAACTGTTGCTGGAACTTATCGCGGAATACGTCGGCAACATGGCCGATGGTCACGCCAAGGTGAAGATGTCCGAAGTCGAAAAGCACCTCGATCGGACCTGTTTCGCTTGGATCGGCGAGACCGATCCCGAAGGCGTTTTCTATTACCGTGTCCACAGCCCGGTGATCCTTATCGAATTCGATCACCAACGCCGGATCGCTCCGCAACGTGGGCGAATTCCTGTGCGAGAGCACATCCATACCGTCGTCCGAACGCCTAACGGCAACGACTACGGCAAGGATCTGCTTCGGCAGCACTACGAAAAGCACGACCATTCGTACCCTCACGAGCCAGCGAAACCGACAAAGTAG
- a CDS encoding PAS domain S-box protein translates to MQEPPSSNRGETASPSAIVGIGCAAGGIKALELLLHELPRGLGAAFIVVQHLNTDESDVLVDLISPMSPLTVIPLGESPLQLRPDQIYVVPQRSIVQRTEEGFAAVAKQKPDERSNAIDGLFQCLSESSTIPTVGVLLSGAGSDGTLGLASLRDSGGLTIVQDHASATHPEMPQNAAPIADLVLTPDQLGRELAKQIRHIELAKTRRDLESQASRIEANLPQVCDALLAATEYDFRYYKRPTLIRRVARRMQVLRILDADEYLRHLQAQREEAHALFRELLVSVTAFFRDQDTFATLSQRVIPQLFDRYQTGEAIRIWVPGCATGQEAYTIAMLMIEERDQRGSDIEIQIFATDIDQRALNIAREASYPLSISNELTQQRLDRFFRKVGKQYQASKELRDLCVFSVHNLISDPPLSQIDLISCRNLLIYLGQPLQLKLIPVFHFALRPHGFLLLGPSENLTSHQEIFRPIDKQHRISQRKPGPSRTSELLPRRDRVTSTIHQTATESSNELDIHHISQRILLDEFAPRYAIVNEDGQLVSTSAGLEQYFEFPNGPFANNVVKIAKSGLRSGLRASLREARESMQTVLRDGLTLKTDEGVQQIHLTVQPMPKIGEQASLFMLVFQERGIVASRKSAEDTVPFAEAAIEQLERELDQTRTELESTVQDLEASNEELKSSNEELRSLNEELRSANEELETSKEEIQAGIEALSRARSDLQNLLDGTQIATIFLDSSGNINSFTPTIRDIYNVRDADVGRPLAEITHKSDKMPAIPRVEKLSHDIAYVEDEFQTTESRWFLRRVLPYRYADRADGVILTFVDISDRKRDEMRLAAMHSVTQLLVDTESFDDAVPQLLESLRQILTVDVCLLWLVDSKSQELYCFESSASDVAASLQTFAERSGDWRFKSGDGLPGLVWKSKRPHWIEDVTATGFTEEVKFVRRDLARDAGIISAIAAPISTGKQFRGAIEFFATSKLEREDSVLRMLGEVGREIGEAIRRKRLNDRYRDQEARKAAVLDAALDCVITMDVEGRIVDFNAAAEATFGVSKAEIEGKSLADTLIPAPMREAHRRGMQRYLKSGEVAVIGKRVELEALRSDGTQFPIELAVNASYNRDGSPFFTAYLRDITDRKAAEAVLQQRAKLAALHGSLAVALAGEAPLNQILQTCCQQLVDELEMAFARVWLLNEKTQTLELSASAGLYTHLDGQHSRVPVGQWKIGKIAASRQPLQTNTILDDANVRDPDWAAREGMVAFAGYPLVVEDRVVGVVGLFARHALAAEVFQQMLPIADAIAQCIARKESEHELMDRERKLRLALDAGRLGSWHWDILSDRVAWSTQLYELFGYEVGQFQPTRAGFLDIIHADDRQAVSQRIDNLFTGTCESFDMEFRIIRGDDGRVIWSSGRGVVRRDHEMQPLSILAVASDVTDRKRWELELADREAQLRRVIDNTLFFIGVLGTDGTLLEANASALKSGALERDDVIGQKFWDCYWWNFDEPSIARLQDAFRRALAGEVVRYDVETRMAGDTRMTIDFMLAPVRDQHNNIAHLIASGVDISDRVQAEQALRASEQKAQLANASKSEFVANMSHEIRTPMTAVLGYADLLLAQENDPEKLEHLRTIQRNGNFLLAIINDILDLSKMEAGKLEISNEWFSVFEVVEDVRSMMHVRATERNLAFEVEYEGQIPERIESDPKRLRQVLINLTGNAVKFTESGRVRLHVRELQRDDRSMIEFRIVDTGIGISAEQQERLFQSFSQGDASVNRSFGGTGLGLAISKRLVQMLGGEISVESEWGKGSCFSFTIAAGNVAGQRRVVPTLNAAPDAALATPVTGAIESHPLTCRVLIVDDRRDVRFLSTRILSQAGAEVEQLEDGLEAIQRMTADPDFMHSIDLVLLDMQMPRMDGYQTATRLREMGFHKPIVALTADAMQSDMNRCIEAGCNDFLSKPIDRQRLIDTVARLTTSD, encoded by the coding sequence ATGCAAGAGCCCCCCAGCTCAAACCGAGGCGAGACCGCTAGTCCCTCGGCGATTGTCGGTATCGGCTGTGCCGCCGGCGGAATTAAGGCGCTCGAACTGCTGCTGCACGAACTTCCACGCGGCCTGGGGGCAGCGTTTATCGTCGTCCAACATCTGAACACCGACGAAAGCGATGTGTTGGTCGACTTGATCTCGCCGATGTCGCCGTTGACAGTGATCCCGCTGGGCGAAAGCCCGCTGCAACTGCGTCCAGATCAGATCTATGTTGTTCCTCAGCGGAGCATCGTTCAGCGCACCGAGGAGGGCTTTGCAGCGGTCGCCAAACAGAAACCGGACGAACGATCGAACGCGATCGATGGGCTGTTCCAATGCTTGTCCGAATCTTCCACCATTCCCACCGTAGGCGTTCTGCTGTCGGGGGCGGGGAGCGATGGGACGCTCGGCTTGGCGTCGCTTCGCGATTCGGGCGGACTGACGATCGTCCAAGATCACGCGTCGGCTACTCATCCAGAGATGCCACAGAACGCGGCCCCGATCGCTGATCTCGTGCTGACGCCCGACCAACTGGGACGCGAATTGGCCAAGCAGATCCGGCACATCGAACTGGCGAAAACGCGACGCGATCTGGAATCGCAAGCTTCGCGGATCGAAGCCAATCTACCGCAGGTCTGCGATGCCTTGCTCGCCGCCACCGAATACGACTTTCGCTACTACAAACGGCCGACGTTAATCCGCCGTGTTGCCCGGCGGATGCAGGTGTTGCGAATCCTCGATGCCGACGAATACCTGCGACATCTGCAAGCTCAGCGCGAGGAAGCTCATGCCCTGTTCCGCGAGCTATTGGTTAGCGTCACCGCATTTTTCCGCGACCAAGATACGTTTGCCACGCTATCGCAGCGAGTGATCCCGCAACTGTTCGATCGCTATCAAACCGGTGAAGCGATTCGAATCTGGGTACCGGGCTGCGCCACCGGGCAGGAAGCCTATACGATCGCGATGTTGATGATCGAGGAGCGGGACCAACGCGGCTCCGACATCGAGATCCAGATCTTTGCTACCGACATCGACCAACGGGCGCTTAACATCGCTCGCGAGGCTAGCTATCCGCTGTCGATCAGCAACGAATTGACGCAACAGCGACTCGACCGCTTCTTCCGCAAAGTCGGCAAACAATATCAGGCCAGCAAAGAACTTCGCGACCTCTGCGTCTTTTCGGTTCACAACCTGATCAGCGATCCGCCGCTGTCGCAGATCGATCTCATCTCCTGCCGCAATCTGTTGATCTATCTCGGCCAACCGTTGCAGTTGAAACTGATCCCCGTCTTCCACTTTGCGCTGCGGCCCCACGGTTTCCTTTTGTTGGGGCCTTCGGAAAACCTGACCTCCCACCAGGAGATCTTCCGGCCGATCGACAAGCAGCATCGGATATCGCAACGCAAACCGGGCCCTTCACGGACGAGCGAACTGCTGCCCAGAAGGGACCGCGTGACATCAACGATTCATCAAACGGCGACCGAATCGTCGAACGAACTGGACATCCATCACATCTCTCAACGGATCTTGCTGGATGAATTTGCGCCGCGATACGCGATCGTCAACGAAGATGGGCAATTGGTTTCCACCTCGGCGGGACTCGAACAGTATTTTGAATTCCCCAACGGGCCGTTCGCCAACAACGTCGTCAAGATTGCCAAGTCGGGGCTGCGGAGTGGGTTGCGTGCATCGCTTCGAGAAGCTCGCGAATCGATGCAAACCGTGCTCCGCGATGGGCTGACGCTGAAGACCGACGAGGGCGTTCAACAGATTCACTTAACAGTCCAGCCGATGCCCAAGATCGGCGAACAAGCGAGTTTGTTCATGCTCGTTTTTCAAGAGCGGGGCATCGTCGCGTCGCGCAAATCGGCCGAGGATACGGTGCCGTTTGCCGAAGCTGCGATCGAACAGCTCGAACGCGAACTCGACCAGACGCGGACCGAACTGGAGAGCACCGTCCAAGACTTGGAAGCCTCCAACGAAGAACTGAAATCCTCCAATGAAGAACTTCGCTCGCTGAACGAAGAACTCCGGTCGGCCAACGAAGAATTGGAGACTTCCAAAGAGGAGATTCAAGCGGGCATCGAAGCACTCTCGCGGGCTCGCAGCGACCTGCAGAACCTGTTGGATGGGACGCAGATCGCCACGATCTTTTTGGATTCAAGCGGGAACATCAATAGTTTTACTCCCACGATTCGCGACATCTATAACGTCCGCGATGCCGACGTCGGCCGACCGTTGGCTGAGATCACGCACAAATCGGACAAGATGCCCGCGATCCCGCGGGTGGAAAAACTGAGTCACGATATCGCGTACGTCGAAGACGAATTCCAAACGACCGAGAGCCGATGGTTCTTGCGGCGCGTGCTCCCCTATCGCTATGCCGATCGCGCCGACGGAGTGATTCTGACCTTTGTCGACATCTCCGATCGCAAGCGGGATGAAATGCGTTTGGCGGCGATGCACAGCGTGACGCAGTTGCTGGTCGACACCGAATCGTTCGATGATGCGGTTCCCCAATTGCTGGAAAGTCTGCGTCAGATCCTTACGGTCGACGTCTGCCTGCTGTGGCTTGTCGATTCGAAGTCGCAAGAGCTCTATTGCTTTGAATCGAGCGCGTCGGATGTCGCCGCGTCGCTGCAAACATTTGCTGAACGGAGTGGCGATTGGCGTTTCAAATCGGGAGATGGCTTGCCGGGGCTGGTTTGGAAATCGAAACGGCCGCACTGGATCGAAGACGTGACAGCGACTGGATTCACGGAAGAGGTGAAGTTCGTTCGCCGCGATCTGGCCCGCGACGCAGGCATCATCAGTGCGATCGCAGCACCGATCTCGACCGGCAAGCAGTTCCGCGGTGCGATCGAGTTCTTTGCGACATCGAAACTCGAACGCGAGGATTCCGTGCTGCGGATGTTGGGCGAGGTCGGTCGCGAGATCGGCGAGGCGATCCGTCGTAAACGGCTGAACGATCGCTACCGCGACCAAGAAGCTCGCAAAGCTGCGGTCTTGGACGCTGCTCTCGATTGCGTGATCACGATGGATGTCGAGGGACGGATCGTCGATTTCAACGCCGCCGCCGAAGCGACCTTTGGCGTTTCCAAAGCCGAGATCGAAGGCAAATCGCTCGCCGACACGCTGATCCCCGCACCGATGCGCGAAGCGCACCGGCGAGGAATGCAGCGGTATCTCAAATCGGGTGAAGTTGCTGTGATCGGCAAGCGTGTGGAATTGGAAGCGTTGCGATCCGACGGCACGCAGTTCCCGATCGAACTGGCGGTCAACGCTTCCTACAATCGCGATGGCTCACCTTTTTTCACCGCCTACTTGCGGGACATCACCGATCGCAAAGCAGCCGAAGCTGTGCTGCAGCAGCGAGCGAAACTGGCCGCATTGCACGGTTCGTTAGCCGTAGCATTGGCCGGTGAAGCCCCGCTGAACCAAATCCTCCAGACCTGTTGTCAGCAATTGGTCGATGAACTGGAGATGGCATTCGCCCGCGTCTGGCTGCTGAACGAAAAAACGCAAACGTTGGAACTCTCCGCCAGCGCGGGGCTCTACACACATCTCGATGGCCAGCACAGCCGGGTTCCCGTGGGGCAGTGGAAGATCGGCAAGATCGCCGCCTCTCGCCAACCGTTGCAGACCAACACAATTCTGGATGATGCAAACGTCAGGGATCCCGATTGGGCCGCGCGTGAAGGCATGGTTGCATTTGCGGGCTACCCGTTGGTCGTTGAGGACCGCGTCGTTGGCGTTGTCGGATTGTTCGCCCGACACGCTTTGGCTGCCGAAGTCTTTCAGCAGATGTTGCCGATCGCCGATGCGATCGCTCAGTGCATCGCTCGCAAGGAATCCGAACACGAACTGATGGACCGCGAACGCAAGCTGCGGCTCGCCCTGGATGCCGGACGCCTGGGATCGTGGCACTGGGATATTCTCAGTGATCGCGTCGCGTGGTCGACTCAACTGTACGAACTGTTTGGATACGAGGTCGGCCAATTCCAGCCCACGCGTGCCGGTTTCTTGGACATCATCCATGCCGACGATCGGCAAGCGGTTTCGCAGCGGATCGACAACCTGTTCACCGGAACCTGCGAATCGTTCGACATGGAGTTCCGCATTATTCGCGGCGACGATGGACGCGTGATTTGGTCGTCGGGGCGCGGCGTCGTGCGGCGCGATCACGAGATGCAACCGTTAAGCATTCTGGCGGTCGCGAGCGATGTCACCGATCGCAAACGGTGGGAACTGGAACTCGCCGACCGCGAAGCCCAGCTGCGACGTGTGATCGACAACACGCTGTTTTTCATCGGTGTCCTGGGAACCGACGGCACGCTGTTGGAAGCCAATGCATCGGCGTTGAAGTCCGGCGCGCTGGAACGCGACGACGTGATCGGCCAGAAGTTCTGGGACTGCTATTGGTGGAACTTCGACGAGCCCTCGATCGCTCGACTGCAAGATGCCTTCCGCCGCGCTTTGGCTGGCGAAGTCGTCCGCTATGACGTCGAAACCCGAATGGCGGGCGATACGCGGATGACGATCGATTTCATGTTGGCGCCGGTCCGAGACCAGCACAACAACATCGCTCACCTGATCGCTTCGGGAGTCGACATTTCCGATCGCGTGCAGGCCGAACAAGCACTGCGAGCGAGCGAACAGAAGGCGCAGCTGGCAAACGCTTCGAAAAGCGAATTTGTCGCGAATATGAGCCACGAGATCCGCACGCCGATGACCGCCGTGCTCGGCTACGCAGACCTCTTGCTGGCACAGGAGAACGATCCTGAAAAATTGGAACATCTGCGCACGATCCAACGCAACGGGAACTTTCTGCTGGCCATCATCAACGACATCCTCGACCTCTCCAAGATGGAAGCGGGCAAGTTGGAGATCTCCAACGAGTGGTTCTCGGTTTTCGAAGTCGTCGAAGATGTGCGGTCGATGATGCACGTCCGGGCGACCGAACGCAATCTGGCGTTCGAAGTCGAATACGAGGGGCAGATTCCAGAGCGGATCGAAAGCGATCCCAAACGGCTGCGTCAGGTTCTGATCAATCTAACCGGCAACGCCGTCAAGTTCACCGAATCGGGACGCGTTCGATTGCACGTCCGCGAACTGCAACGCGATGATCGATCGATGATTGAATTCCGAATCGTCGACACGGGAATCGGCATTTCGGCGGAGCAGCAGGAGCGATTGTTTCAGTCGTTTTCGCAGGGAGATGCCTCGGTCAACCGATCGTTTGGCGGCACGGGGCTAGGACTGGCGATCAGTAAGCGCTTGGTCCAAATGCTCGGCGGCGAGATTTCCGTCGAAAGCGAATGGGGCAAAGGCAGCTGCTTCAGCTTCACGATCGCCGCGGGGAATGTGGCGGGCCAACGCCGCGTCGTTCCAACTCTTAACGCCGCGCCGGATGCTGCACTCGCCACACCGGTTACCGGCGCAATCGAAAGTCATCCGCTTACCTGTCGCGTGTTGATCGTCGACGACCGCCGCGACGTGCGGTTCCTGAGCACGCGGATTTTGTCGCAGGCCGGGGCAGAGGTCGAACAGCTCGAAGATGGTCTCGAAGCGATCCAACGGATGACTGCGGATCCCGACTTCATGCACTCGATCGATCTGGTTCTGTTGGACATGCAGATGCCGCGGATGGACGGTTATCAAACCGCGACACGGCTGCGCGAGATGGGCTTTCATAAACCAATCGTTGCGCTTACCGCCGACGCGATGCAAAGCGATATGAACCGCTGTATCGAAGCTGGCTGCAACGACTTTCTCTCGAAGCCGATCGACCGCCAACGTTTGATCGACACCGTCGCTCGCTTAACCACAAGCGATTGA
- a CDS encoding endonuclease/exonuclease/phosphatase family protein, whose amino-acid sequence MNISRRHFSAAIAAAGLSTTTTTPGFADAPKSAPLRVISYNVLVCRGWPKTRRLAKLAVKKGQMADRLALELALHEPDVVNFSESPSEAITQAVAEKLGMHHVRFPSGGNWPGTLLSRFPIAHSQNAPLGGPRPADLFTRHWGRAELQTSDGAPLIVHSAHLFPGADPAVRLKEIRTMLKSMKSDFDAGRSMLLIGDLNHGPDTDEYKLWIDGGWIDTFAAVGKGEGLTFTADNPRYRIDYVMAAGPIAQRITESRPLLEGAFRVDSQDPESFALSDHIPQLAVFGGKQ is encoded by the coding sequence GTGAACATTTCAAGACGCCACTTCAGTGCCGCGATCGCCGCTGCGGGACTTTCAACGACCACCACGACTCCTGGATTCGCGGACGCCCCAAAATCCGCACCGCTGCGAGTCATCTCTTACAACGTTTTGGTCTGCAGAGGCTGGCCAAAGACGCGCCGCTTGGCGAAGCTTGCGGTCAAGAAGGGGCAGATGGCAGACCGATTGGCATTGGAGCTGGCGCTTCATGAGCCGGACGTCGTCAACTTTTCGGAATCGCCCAGCGAAGCGATCACTCAGGCGGTCGCTGAAAAGTTGGGGATGCACCACGTGCGATTCCCCAGCGGCGGCAATTGGCCTGGAACGTTGTTGAGCCGATTCCCGATTGCACATTCGCAGAACGCACCGCTCGGCGGACCGCGTCCCGCGGATCTGTTCACGCGTCATTGGGGACGGGCTGAACTGCAGACCTCCGACGGCGCACCCTTGATCGTCCACTCGGCGCATCTCTTCCCCGGCGCCGATCCGGCGGTGCGACTGAAGGAGATTCGCACAATGCTCAAGTCGATGAAAAGCGACTTCGACGCCGGGCGGTCGATGCTGTTGATCGGCGACCTGAATCACGGTCCCGATACCGACGAGTACAAGCTTTGGATCGACGGCGGGTGGATCGATACCTTTGCCGCCGTCGGCAAAGGGGAAGGGCTGACCTTCACCGCCGACAACCCGCGGTATCGGATCGATTACGTCATGGCTGCCGGGCCAATCGCACAGCGGATCACCGAGTCGCGACCGCTGCTCGAGGGCGCGTTCCGCGTCGATAGCCAGGATCCTGAATCGTTTGCACTCAGCGATCACATTCCGCAGCTGGCCGTTTTCGGCGGCAAACAGTAG
- a CDS encoding prolyl oligopeptidase family serine peptidase, with product MLAVALSFVGICEAQPYGPLTRQNVKTHFDDDGQSMWYSVNVTGGQEFYKVDLQTGEKSPLFDREKLQVALADATEQSIEPADLLRLRRVEVLENGAIAFDSLGARWSFTAAGELVQFDVPPAEIASLFTRSKRSRQGGEAIRLRIVNQTALPIQCYWLATDASQRKYQTVVPGNEIAQPTYAGHVWSLRDDRDRELLRFAGDDQTGEVIIDQACLDSYRDFLQTTRVQRNSKNPQADAARRVELRQGNVWFLPKTGEEIALTEDADDRISYRNLKLSPSGRYAAALRDQRPAEERVIRIVESRPRHQTQPLLHELQYTKPGDEITQTRVVVFDLESSKEIDVPHDLMENPWRIDRLQWLADRDQLTCRFNQRGHQVLRLLRIDPAEATVDSIAEETSETFIHYGRHIMRWIAGETQLLWSSQRDGFRHLYRYDIATGELINQVTSGSWVVREVIEVDEASETIWFSASGIIPGQDPYYLHLCRVQFDGSELTVLTQGDGTHRWEFSEDRRWLIDRFSRVDLPTVTQLRRASDGGLVCELERADWQAMRDSGWTVPERFVAKGRDGETDIYGIIIRPADFDPAKKYPILENIYAGPHDSFCPKAFAVLPRDHEMANLGFIVVRIDGMGTANRSKKFHDVCWKNLADAGFPDRKLWIRAAAKEHPEMDLKRVGIYGGSAGGQSAMRALIDHHDLYDVAVADCGCHDNRMDKIWWNEQWMGWPVDGSYADSSNVDHAHRIQGKLMLIVGEIDKNVDPASTMQVADALIKADKDFELLVMPSVGHGAAETPYANRRRAKFLVRHLQGRELE from the coding sequence GTGCTTGCTGTCGCTCTGTCGTTTGTTGGAATCTGTGAGGCACAACCCTACGGTCCACTCACAAGGCAAAACGTCAAAACACATTTCGATGACGACGGCCAATCGATGTGGTATTCGGTGAACGTCACCGGCGGGCAAGAGTTTTACAAAGTCGACTTGCAGACGGGTGAGAAGTCGCCGTTGTTTGACCGCGAAAAACTTCAAGTGGCGCTGGCAGATGCGACGGAGCAGTCGATCGAACCAGCCGATCTACTGCGTTTACGCCGCGTCGAAGTACTGGAGAACGGGGCGATCGCGTTTGATTCGCTCGGAGCGCGGTGGAGCTTCACCGCGGCGGGAGAACTTGTCCAATTCGACGTTCCGCCTGCGGAGATCGCATCGCTGTTCACCCGCAGCAAGCGTTCGCGTCAGGGAGGCGAAGCGATCCGACTGCGGATCGTCAATCAAACCGCCCTGCCAATCCAGTGCTACTGGCTGGCGACCGATGCAAGCCAACGGAAATACCAAACGGTTGTTCCAGGAAACGAAATCGCACAGCCGACCTATGCGGGGCACGTCTGGAGCTTGCGGGACGATCGCGATCGGGAACTGCTGCGATTTGCCGGCGATGATCAAACGGGCGAAGTCATCATCGACCAAGCTTGCCTCGATTCCTATCGAGACTTTTTGCAAACGACGCGCGTTCAACGCAACTCGAAGAATCCGCAAGCGGACGCAGCGCGGCGGGTCGAGTTACGGCAAGGCAATGTTTGGTTCTTACCAAAGACTGGCGAGGAGATCGCGCTGACTGAAGATGCAGACGATCGGATCTCCTACCGCAATCTAAAGCTCTCGCCATCGGGACGCTACGCTGCGGCGCTTCGCGACCAACGCCCGGCCGAAGAGCGAGTGATTCGGATCGTCGAATCGCGCCCACGGCATCAGACTCAGCCGCTGTTGCACGAACTGCAATACACCAAACCGGGCGATGAGATCACGCAAACCCGTGTCGTGGTGTTCGATCTGGAAAGTTCTAAAGAGATCGACGTACCTCATGATTTGATGGAAAATCCGTGGCGTATCGATCGACTGCAATGGCTCGCCGACCGCGATCAATTGACCTGTCGGTTCAATCAACGCGGACACCAAGTGTTGCGTCTGTTGCGGATCGATCCTGCGGAAGCAACAGTTGACTCAATCGCCGAAGAGACAAGCGAGACGTTCATCCATTACGGTCGCCATATCATGCGATGGATTGCCGGCGAAACGCAATTGTTGTGGTCGAGTCAGCGGGATGGCTTTCGACATCTGTATCGCTACGACATCGCAACGGGTGAGCTGATCAACCAAGTCACCTCGGGATCCTGGGTTGTTCGCGAAGTGATCGAGGTCGATGAAGCCTCCGAAACGATCTGGTTCAGCGCGTCGGGGATCATCCCCGGACAGGATCCGTATTATCTGCACTTATGCCGAGTGCAGTTTGATGGCAGCGAGCTGACAGTTTTGACTCAGGGAGATGGGACGCATCGCTGGGAATTTTCGGAGGATCGCCGCTGGTTGATCGATCGATTTTCGCGAGTCGATTTGCCCACGGTGACTCAACTGCGTCGCGCCAGCGATGGCGGGCTCGTGTGCGAACTGGAACGGGCTGATTGGCAGGCGATGCGGGACAGTGGATGGACGGTCCCCGAGCGGTTTGTCGCCAAGGGACGTGACGGCGAGACCGATATCTATGGGATCATCATCCGCCCGGCGGATTTTGATCCGGCGAAAAAGTATCCGATACTCGAGAACATCTACGCCGGGCCGCACGATTCGTTTTGCCCCAAAGCCTTTGCTGTACTCCCGCGCGATCACGAGATGGCGAACCTTGGTTTCATCGTCGTCCGGATCGATGGGATGGGGACGGCGAACCGAAGTAAGAAGTTTCACGATGTCTGTTGGAAGAATCTCGCCGACGCCGGTTTCCCGGATCGCAAGCTGTGGATCCGAGCCGCGGCGAAAGAGCATCCCGAGATGGATCTTAAACGCGTCGGAATCTACGGCGGTTCGGCGGGAGGGCAAAGCGCGATGCGTGCGCTGATCGACCATCATGATCTGTACGACGTGGCTGTCGCCGATTGCGGATGCCACGACAACCGAATGGACAAGATCTGGTGGAACGAACAATGGATGGGGTGGCCCGTCGACGGGTCGTATGCGGACAGCAGCAACGTCGACCACGCTCACCGCATACAGGGGAAACTGATGCTGATCGTTGGCGAGATCGACAAAAATGTCGATCCCGCGTCGACGATGCAGGTCGCCGATGCGTTGATCAAAGCGGACAAAGATTTTGAGTTGCTCGTGATGCCCAGCGTCGGCCACGGTGCTGCAGAAACTCCCTATGCCAACCGCCGCCGGGCGAAATTTCTGGTGCGGCATCTGCAGGGTCGCGAGCTGGAGTAG